One region of Lampris incognitus isolate fLamInc1 chromosome 12, fLamInc1.hap2, whole genome shotgun sequence genomic DNA includes:
- the ehmt1b gene encoding histone-lysine N-methyltransferase EHMT1 isoform X2 produces MSGQGTSETKSGTAPPGPSPAPANKARKTTPRPAVSQMKESFDRIVEEMTRIKMVRNVALQPETPPKETTIQNQLPASDPQVKSAQRKKRKMGKHCLMPNEKLHGTAQKTLLEMFDKVKLSPDSPEPSDEENIDGMRVANKSQDDKLVKIESEDEEGQDTSDQSTSESISQMGDEQDSHDSREEVEEEGTDSDSSSVSISIRRVKKKSRKDMGWFIPSRKIKSKTDVTDMSRPAVEADPVQELPLCSCRMETPKSREIFVLADGKCMALESADGQLTRCHGAVVKHEMMRPSNSVQLLVLCEDHWNGMVKHQCCPGCGLFCRAGTFMECQPDIGISHRFHRACASVLKGQSFCPHCGEEVSKAKEVTIAKTTLESSEGRVDTTTDSSSCIPVAAEFSGKADSSLPVRSGHGIDDSAIPGGSRSEVPPLAGTGVALPSIAPTGLPKETLNSILVALDTEKPKKLRFHPRQLYISAKQGELKKVIMMLIDGIDPNFKMETHDKRSPLHAAAEAGHLEICHVLLQAGANLNMCDSDEHTPLMDACENNHPEVVVYLLRAGASVTHKDIEGFTCLHLAAKCGHYTIVETLLSSGLVDINCQDDGGWTAMIWATEYKHIDQVKLLLFKGADADIRDKEENTCLHWATFSGCVEIAELLIDAHCDLQAVNIHGDSPLHVAARENHLDCVKILLSRGADLFIKNRDGDCPSDICNFSSRVWRVMNATMRERDAKNLKPTKKQEKLLHRDISSGHERVPIPCVNSVDSEPYPKNYKYIPECCVTSPMNIDRNITHLQYCVCEDKCLASICMCGQLSLRCWYDKKGCLLPEYYRQDSPYLFECNHACSCWKTCKNRVVQNGLRIRLQLFRTSKKGWGVRTLQDIPMGAFICEYVGEIIPEQEMRMRQNDNYLFGLSNKKDEYFIDACFYGNISRFINHSCEPNIFTCRVFTTHQDIRFPHIAFFSYRKIKAGEELGFNYGEEFWNIKGKTISCECGSKNCLYSSSAMTMLQADSTPEDQQQPSALPEPDPEPSSPF; encoded by the exons ATGTCCGGGCAGGGGACTTCAGAGACTAAAAGTGGCACAGCCCCCCCTGGCCCCAGTCCAGCACCTGCAAACAAAGCACGCAAGACCACGCCCAGACCTGCTGTCAGTCAGATGAAAGAG TCTTTTGACAGGATAGTAGAAGAAATGACCAGGATAAAAATGGTGAGAAATGTTGCGCTCCAGCCGGAAACCCCCCCAAAGGAGACCACTATACAAAACCAGCTACCTGCCTCTGATCCACAAGTGAAGTCAGCCcagagaaagaagaggaagatggGAAAGCATTGCCTTATGCCCAATGAGAAATTACATGGGACAGCACAGAAAACCCTCCTGGAAATGTTTGACAAAGTCAAATTGTCACCAGACAGCCCAGAG CCTTCAGACGAAGAAAATATAGATGGGATGAGAGTAGCAAACAAGTCTCAGGATGACAAGTTGGTGAAGATTGAGTCCGAGGACGAGGAGGGCCAGGACACCTCAGACCAAAGTACATCTGAATCCATCTCTCAG ATGGGAGATGAGCAAGACTCACATGATTCACGTGAAGAGGTTGAAGAGGAAGGAACTGACTCAGACTCG AGCTCGGTATCCATTTCAATAAGGAGAGTAAAAAAGAAATCAAGGAAAGACATGGGCTGGTTCATTCCATCCAGGAAAATTAAAAGCAAGACAGATGTCACAG ACATGTCTAGGCCAGCAGTAGAGGCGGATCCTGTGCAAGAGCTCCCACTCTGCAGCTGCCGAATGGAGACCCCAAAGAGTCGAGAGATTTTTGTCCTGGCAGATGGGAAGTGTATGGCCCTGGAGAGTGCTGACGGACAACTGACCCGATGCCATGGTGCCGTCGTAAAACACGAGATGATGCGTCCGTCCAACTCCGTTCAGCTGTTGGTCCTGTGTGAGGACCATTGGAACGGCATGGTTAAGCACCAATGCTGCCCTGGCTGTGGCTTATTCTGCAGAGCT GGGACTTTCATGGAATGCCAGCCAGACATCGGTATTTCTCACCGCTTCCATCGTGCTTGTGCCTCGGTGCTGAAAGGCCAGAGCTTCTGTCCCCACTGCGGAGAAGAGGTCAGCAAGGCCAAGGAAGTCACCATCGCCAAGACCACACTCGAGTCCTCTGAGGGCAGGGTAGATACCACTACTGACAG CTCATCTTGTATACCTGTAGCTGCTGAATTCAGTGGTAAGGCAGATAGTTCATTGCCTGTTCGTTCTGGACACGGGATCGACGACTCTGCCATTCCTGGGGGGTCCAGATCAGAAGTACCACCACTGGCTGGGACAGGGGTTGCATTGCCATCTATAGCCCCTACAGGACTACCTAAAGAAACGCTGAACAGCATTCTTGTAGCCCTTGATACAGAGAA GCCCAAGAAACTACGTTTCCACCCAAGGCAGCTTTATATTTCAGCGAAACAGGGAGAACTCAAGAAGGTCATAATGATGCTGA TCGATGGCATAGACCCGAACTTCAAAATGGAAACCCATGATAAACGCAGTCCCCTACATGCTGCTGCTGAGGCAGGCCACCTTGAGATCTGCCACGTCCTTCTACAA GCTGGTGCAAACTTGAACATGTGTGATTCTGATGAGCACACACCACTTATGGATGCCTGTGAGAACAACCACCCCGAGGTGGTCGTCTACCTACTGAGAGCAGGAGCCAGTGTCACACATAAG GATATTGAAGGGTTTACATGTCTCCACCTAGCGGCAAAGTGTGGGCACTACACGATCGTTGAGACGCTTCTCTCAAGTGGACTCGTCGACATCAATTGCCAG GATGACGGTGGTTGGACAGCCATGATCTGGGCTACAGAGTACAAGCACATAGACCAGGTTAAGCTGCTTCTCTTTAAAGGGGCGGACGCTGACATCAGGGACAAG GAGGAAAACACATGCCTTCACTGGGCAACCTTCTCTGGCTGTGTGGAGATTGCCGAGTTGCTCATAGACGCTCACTGCGATCTGCAAGCTGTcaacatccatggagactcccctTTACACGTTGCTGCACGGGAAAACCATCTGGATTGTGTCAA GATCCTGCTGTCTCGAGGGGCGGACCTCTTCATCAAGAACCGTGACGGAGACTGTCCTTCAGACATCTGCAACTTCAGCTCTCGGGTCTGGCGAGTCATGAACGCCACTATGAGGGAACGGGATGCGAAAAATCTCAAACCCACGAAGAAGCAAGAAAAGCTCCTACACCG CGACATAAGTAGCGGGCATGAGAGGGTCCCAATTCCCTGTGTGAACTCTGTGGACAGTGAACCTTATCCAAAGAACTACAAATACATCCCCGAGTGCTGTGTCACCTCCCCTATGAACATTGACAGGAACATCACACACTTACAG TACTGCGTGTGCGAGGATAAATGTTTGGCAAGTATCTGCATGTGTGGACAACTCAGCCTGCGCTGTTGGTATGACAAG AAGGGTTGTCTGTTACCTGAATACTACAGACAGGATTCTCCCTATTTATTTGAGTGTAACCACGCTTGTTCCTGTTGGAAGACGTGCAAGAACCGTGTTGTACAGAACGGACTGAG GATTAGGCTCCAGCTCTTCAGGACCAGCAAGAAAGGTTGGGGTGTCCGGACGCTGCAAGACATCCCCATGGGGGCGTTTATATGCGA GTATGTGGGCGAGATCATCCCAGAGCAGGAAATGAGAATGAGGCAAAATGACAACTACCTCTTTGGCCTGAGCAATAAG AAAGATGAGTACTTCATTGATGCCTGTTTCTATGGAAACATCAGCCGGTTCATCAACCACAGTTGCGAGCCCAACATATTTACCTGTCGAGTCTTCACAACACACCAAGACATTCGTTTCCCACACATCGCCTTCTTCTCTTACCGTAAAATCAAGGCTGGAGAGGAGCTGGG ATTTAACTACGGTGAAGAGTTCTGGAATATCAAAGGGAAGACGATCTCCTGTGAATGCGGCTCCAAAAATTGCCTGTATTCATCATCAGCCATGACTATGCTCCAAGCTGACAGCACACCCGAGGACCAGCAGCAGCCCAGCGCATTGCCTGAACCTGACCCTGAACCTTCAAGTCCTTTCTAA
- the ehmt1b gene encoding histone-lysine N-methyltransferase EHMT1 isoform X1 gives MSGQGTSETKSGTAPPGPSPAPANKARKTTPRPAVSQMKESFDRIVEEMTRIKMVRNVALQPETPPKETTIQNQLPASDPQVKSAQRKKRKMGKHCLMPNEKLHGTAQKTLLEMFDKVKLSPDSPEPSDEENIDGMRVANKSQDDKLVKIESEDEEGQDTSDQSTSESISQMGDEQDSHDSREEVEEEGTDSDSSSVSISIRRVKKKSRKDMGWFIPSRKIKSKTDVTDMSRPAVEADPVQELPLCSCRMETPKSREIFVLADGKCMALESADGQLTRCHGAVVKHEMMRPSNSVQLLVLCEDHWNGMVKHQCCPGCGLFCRAGTFMECQPDIGISHRFHRACASVLKGQSFCPHCGEEVSKAKEVTIAKTTLESSEGRVDTTTDSSSCIPVAAEFSGKADSSLPVRSGHGIDDSAIPGGSRSEVPPLAGTGVALPSIAPTGLPKETLNSILVALDTEKPKKLRFHPRQLYISAKQGELKKVIMMLIDGIDPNFKMETHDKRSPLHAAAEAGHLEICHVLLQAGANLNMCDSDEHTPLMDACENNHPEVVVYLLRAGASVTHKDIEGFTCLHLAAKCGHYTIVETLLSSGLVDINCQDDGGWTAMIWATEYKHIDQVKLLLFKGADADIRDKEENTCLHWATFSGCVEIAELLIDAHCDLQAVNIHGDSPLHVAARENHLDCVKILLSRGADLFIKNRDGDCPSDICNFSSRVWRVMNATMRERDAKNLKPTKKQEKLLHRDISSGHERVPIPCVNSVDSEPYPKNYKYIPECCVTSPMNIDRNITHLQYCVCEDKCLASICMCGQLSLRCWYDKKGCLLPEYYRQDSPYLFECNHACSCWKTCKNRVVQNGLRIRLQLFRTSKKGWGVRTLQDIPMGAFICEYVGEIIPEQEMRMRQNDNYLFGLSNKVVEHKDEYFIDACFYGNISRFINHSCEPNIFTCRVFTTHQDIRFPHIAFFSYRKIKAGEELGFNYGEEFWNIKGKTISCECGSKNCLYSSSAMTMLQADSTPEDQQQPSALPEPDPEPSSPF, from the exons ATGTCCGGGCAGGGGACTTCAGAGACTAAAAGTGGCACAGCCCCCCCTGGCCCCAGTCCAGCACCTGCAAACAAAGCACGCAAGACCACGCCCAGACCTGCTGTCAGTCAGATGAAAGAG TCTTTTGACAGGATAGTAGAAGAAATGACCAGGATAAAAATGGTGAGAAATGTTGCGCTCCAGCCGGAAACCCCCCCAAAGGAGACCACTATACAAAACCAGCTACCTGCCTCTGATCCACAAGTGAAGTCAGCCcagagaaagaagaggaagatggGAAAGCATTGCCTTATGCCCAATGAGAAATTACATGGGACAGCACAGAAAACCCTCCTGGAAATGTTTGACAAAGTCAAATTGTCACCAGACAGCCCAGAG CCTTCAGACGAAGAAAATATAGATGGGATGAGAGTAGCAAACAAGTCTCAGGATGACAAGTTGGTGAAGATTGAGTCCGAGGACGAGGAGGGCCAGGACACCTCAGACCAAAGTACATCTGAATCCATCTCTCAG ATGGGAGATGAGCAAGACTCACATGATTCACGTGAAGAGGTTGAAGAGGAAGGAACTGACTCAGACTCG AGCTCGGTATCCATTTCAATAAGGAGAGTAAAAAAGAAATCAAGGAAAGACATGGGCTGGTTCATTCCATCCAGGAAAATTAAAAGCAAGACAGATGTCACAG ACATGTCTAGGCCAGCAGTAGAGGCGGATCCTGTGCAAGAGCTCCCACTCTGCAGCTGCCGAATGGAGACCCCAAAGAGTCGAGAGATTTTTGTCCTGGCAGATGGGAAGTGTATGGCCCTGGAGAGTGCTGACGGACAACTGACCCGATGCCATGGTGCCGTCGTAAAACACGAGATGATGCGTCCGTCCAACTCCGTTCAGCTGTTGGTCCTGTGTGAGGACCATTGGAACGGCATGGTTAAGCACCAATGCTGCCCTGGCTGTGGCTTATTCTGCAGAGCT GGGACTTTCATGGAATGCCAGCCAGACATCGGTATTTCTCACCGCTTCCATCGTGCTTGTGCCTCGGTGCTGAAAGGCCAGAGCTTCTGTCCCCACTGCGGAGAAGAGGTCAGCAAGGCCAAGGAAGTCACCATCGCCAAGACCACACTCGAGTCCTCTGAGGGCAGGGTAGATACCACTACTGACAG CTCATCTTGTATACCTGTAGCTGCTGAATTCAGTGGTAAGGCAGATAGTTCATTGCCTGTTCGTTCTGGACACGGGATCGACGACTCTGCCATTCCTGGGGGGTCCAGATCAGAAGTACCACCACTGGCTGGGACAGGGGTTGCATTGCCATCTATAGCCCCTACAGGACTACCTAAAGAAACGCTGAACAGCATTCTTGTAGCCCTTGATACAGAGAA GCCCAAGAAACTACGTTTCCACCCAAGGCAGCTTTATATTTCAGCGAAACAGGGAGAACTCAAGAAGGTCATAATGATGCTGA TCGATGGCATAGACCCGAACTTCAAAATGGAAACCCATGATAAACGCAGTCCCCTACATGCTGCTGCTGAGGCAGGCCACCTTGAGATCTGCCACGTCCTTCTACAA GCTGGTGCAAACTTGAACATGTGTGATTCTGATGAGCACACACCACTTATGGATGCCTGTGAGAACAACCACCCCGAGGTGGTCGTCTACCTACTGAGAGCAGGAGCCAGTGTCACACATAAG GATATTGAAGGGTTTACATGTCTCCACCTAGCGGCAAAGTGTGGGCACTACACGATCGTTGAGACGCTTCTCTCAAGTGGACTCGTCGACATCAATTGCCAG GATGACGGTGGTTGGACAGCCATGATCTGGGCTACAGAGTACAAGCACATAGACCAGGTTAAGCTGCTTCTCTTTAAAGGGGCGGACGCTGACATCAGGGACAAG GAGGAAAACACATGCCTTCACTGGGCAACCTTCTCTGGCTGTGTGGAGATTGCCGAGTTGCTCATAGACGCTCACTGCGATCTGCAAGCTGTcaacatccatggagactcccctTTACACGTTGCTGCACGGGAAAACCATCTGGATTGTGTCAA GATCCTGCTGTCTCGAGGGGCGGACCTCTTCATCAAGAACCGTGACGGAGACTGTCCTTCAGACATCTGCAACTTCAGCTCTCGGGTCTGGCGAGTCATGAACGCCACTATGAGGGAACGGGATGCGAAAAATCTCAAACCCACGAAGAAGCAAGAAAAGCTCCTACACCG CGACATAAGTAGCGGGCATGAGAGGGTCCCAATTCCCTGTGTGAACTCTGTGGACAGTGAACCTTATCCAAAGAACTACAAATACATCCCCGAGTGCTGTGTCACCTCCCCTATGAACATTGACAGGAACATCACACACTTACAG TACTGCGTGTGCGAGGATAAATGTTTGGCAAGTATCTGCATGTGTGGACAACTCAGCCTGCGCTGTTGGTATGACAAG AAGGGTTGTCTGTTACCTGAATACTACAGACAGGATTCTCCCTATTTATTTGAGTGTAACCACGCTTGTTCCTGTTGGAAGACGTGCAAGAACCGTGTTGTACAGAACGGACTGAG GATTAGGCTCCAGCTCTTCAGGACCAGCAAGAAAGGTTGGGGTGTCCGGACGCTGCAAGACATCCCCATGGGGGCGTTTATATGCGA GTATGTGGGCGAGATCATCCCAGAGCAGGAAATGAGAATGAGGCAAAATGACAACTACCTCTTTGGCCTGAGCAATAAGGTAGTAGAACAC AAAGATGAGTACTTCATTGATGCCTGTTTCTATGGAAACATCAGCCGGTTCATCAACCACAGTTGCGAGCCCAACATATTTACCTGTCGAGTCTTCACAACACACCAAGACATTCGTTTCCCACACATCGCCTTCTTCTCTTACCGTAAAATCAAGGCTGGAGAGGAGCTGGG ATTTAACTACGGTGAAGAGTTCTGGAATATCAAAGGGAAGACGATCTCCTGTGAATGCGGCTCCAAAAATTGCCTGTATTCATCATCAGCCATGACTATGCTCCAAGCTGACAGCACACCCGAGGACCAGCAGCAGCCCAGCGCATTGCCTGAACCTGACCCTGAACCTTCAAGTCCTTTCTAA
- the ehmt1b gene encoding histone-lysine N-methyltransferase EHMT1 isoform X3: MSGQGTSETKSGTAPPGPSPAPANKARKTTPRPAVSQMKESFDRIVEEMTRIKMPSDEENIDGMRVANKSQDDKLVKIESEDEEGQDTSDQSTSESISQMGDEQDSHDSREEVEEEGTDSDSSSVSISIRRVKKKSRKDMGWFIPSRKIKSKTDVTDMSRPAVEADPVQELPLCSCRMETPKSREIFVLADGKCMALESADGQLTRCHGAVVKHEMMRPSNSVQLLVLCEDHWNGMVKHQCCPGCGLFCRAGTFMECQPDIGISHRFHRACASVLKGQSFCPHCGEEVSKAKEVTIAKTTLESSEGRVDTTTDSSSCIPVAAEFSGKADSSLPVRSGHGIDDSAIPGGSRSEVPPLAGTGVALPSIAPTGLPKETLNSILVALDTEKPKKLRFHPRQLYISAKQGELKKVIMMLIDGIDPNFKMETHDKRSPLHAAAEAGHLEICHVLLQAGANLNMCDSDEHTPLMDACENNHPEVVVYLLRAGASVTHKDIEGFTCLHLAAKCGHYTIVETLLSSGLVDINCQDDGGWTAMIWATEYKHIDQVKLLLFKGADADIRDKEENTCLHWATFSGCVEIAELLIDAHCDLQAVNIHGDSPLHVAARENHLDCVKILLSRGADLFIKNRDGDCPSDICNFSSRVWRVMNATMRERDAKNLKPTKKQEKLLHRDISSGHERVPIPCVNSVDSEPYPKNYKYIPECCVTSPMNIDRNITHLQYCVCEDKCLASICMCGQLSLRCWYDKKGCLLPEYYRQDSPYLFECNHACSCWKTCKNRVVQNGLRIRLQLFRTSKKGWGVRTLQDIPMGAFICEYVGEIIPEQEMRMRQNDNYLFGLSNKVVEHKDEYFIDACFYGNISRFINHSCEPNIFTCRVFTTHQDIRFPHIAFFSYRKIKAGEELGFNYGEEFWNIKGKTISCECGSKNCLYSSSAMTMLQADSTPEDQQQPSALPEPDPEPSSPF; the protein is encoded by the exons ATGTCCGGGCAGGGGACTTCAGAGACTAAAAGTGGCACAGCCCCCCCTGGCCCCAGTCCAGCACCTGCAAACAAAGCACGCAAGACCACGCCCAGACCTGCTGTCAGTCAGATGAAAGAG TCTTTTGACAGGATAGTAGAAGAAATGACCAGGATAAAAATG CCTTCAGACGAAGAAAATATAGATGGGATGAGAGTAGCAAACAAGTCTCAGGATGACAAGTTGGTGAAGATTGAGTCCGAGGACGAGGAGGGCCAGGACACCTCAGACCAAAGTACATCTGAATCCATCTCTCAG ATGGGAGATGAGCAAGACTCACATGATTCACGTGAAGAGGTTGAAGAGGAAGGAACTGACTCAGACTCG AGCTCGGTATCCATTTCAATAAGGAGAGTAAAAAAGAAATCAAGGAAAGACATGGGCTGGTTCATTCCATCCAGGAAAATTAAAAGCAAGACAGATGTCACAG ACATGTCTAGGCCAGCAGTAGAGGCGGATCCTGTGCAAGAGCTCCCACTCTGCAGCTGCCGAATGGAGACCCCAAAGAGTCGAGAGATTTTTGTCCTGGCAGATGGGAAGTGTATGGCCCTGGAGAGTGCTGACGGACAACTGACCCGATGCCATGGTGCCGTCGTAAAACACGAGATGATGCGTCCGTCCAACTCCGTTCAGCTGTTGGTCCTGTGTGAGGACCATTGGAACGGCATGGTTAAGCACCAATGCTGCCCTGGCTGTGGCTTATTCTGCAGAGCT GGGACTTTCATGGAATGCCAGCCAGACATCGGTATTTCTCACCGCTTCCATCGTGCTTGTGCCTCGGTGCTGAAAGGCCAGAGCTTCTGTCCCCACTGCGGAGAAGAGGTCAGCAAGGCCAAGGAAGTCACCATCGCCAAGACCACACTCGAGTCCTCTGAGGGCAGGGTAGATACCACTACTGACAG CTCATCTTGTATACCTGTAGCTGCTGAATTCAGTGGTAAGGCAGATAGTTCATTGCCTGTTCGTTCTGGACACGGGATCGACGACTCTGCCATTCCTGGGGGGTCCAGATCAGAAGTACCACCACTGGCTGGGACAGGGGTTGCATTGCCATCTATAGCCCCTACAGGACTACCTAAAGAAACGCTGAACAGCATTCTTGTAGCCCTTGATACAGAGAA GCCCAAGAAACTACGTTTCCACCCAAGGCAGCTTTATATTTCAGCGAAACAGGGAGAACTCAAGAAGGTCATAATGATGCTGA TCGATGGCATAGACCCGAACTTCAAAATGGAAACCCATGATAAACGCAGTCCCCTACATGCTGCTGCTGAGGCAGGCCACCTTGAGATCTGCCACGTCCTTCTACAA GCTGGTGCAAACTTGAACATGTGTGATTCTGATGAGCACACACCACTTATGGATGCCTGTGAGAACAACCACCCCGAGGTGGTCGTCTACCTACTGAGAGCAGGAGCCAGTGTCACACATAAG GATATTGAAGGGTTTACATGTCTCCACCTAGCGGCAAAGTGTGGGCACTACACGATCGTTGAGACGCTTCTCTCAAGTGGACTCGTCGACATCAATTGCCAG GATGACGGTGGTTGGACAGCCATGATCTGGGCTACAGAGTACAAGCACATAGACCAGGTTAAGCTGCTTCTCTTTAAAGGGGCGGACGCTGACATCAGGGACAAG GAGGAAAACACATGCCTTCACTGGGCAACCTTCTCTGGCTGTGTGGAGATTGCCGAGTTGCTCATAGACGCTCACTGCGATCTGCAAGCTGTcaacatccatggagactcccctTTACACGTTGCTGCACGGGAAAACCATCTGGATTGTGTCAA GATCCTGCTGTCTCGAGGGGCGGACCTCTTCATCAAGAACCGTGACGGAGACTGTCCTTCAGACATCTGCAACTTCAGCTCTCGGGTCTGGCGAGTCATGAACGCCACTATGAGGGAACGGGATGCGAAAAATCTCAAACCCACGAAGAAGCAAGAAAAGCTCCTACACCG CGACATAAGTAGCGGGCATGAGAGGGTCCCAATTCCCTGTGTGAACTCTGTGGACAGTGAACCTTATCCAAAGAACTACAAATACATCCCCGAGTGCTGTGTCACCTCCCCTATGAACATTGACAGGAACATCACACACTTACAG TACTGCGTGTGCGAGGATAAATGTTTGGCAAGTATCTGCATGTGTGGACAACTCAGCCTGCGCTGTTGGTATGACAAG AAGGGTTGTCTGTTACCTGAATACTACAGACAGGATTCTCCCTATTTATTTGAGTGTAACCACGCTTGTTCCTGTTGGAAGACGTGCAAGAACCGTGTTGTACAGAACGGACTGAG GATTAGGCTCCAGCTCTTCAGGACCAGCAAGAAAGGTTGGGGTGTCCGGACGCTGCAAGACATCCCCATGGGGGCGTTTATATGCGA GTATGTGGGCGAGATCATCCCAGAGCAGGAAATGAGAATGAGGCAAAATGACAACTACCTCTTTGGCCTGAGCAATAAGGTAGTAGAACAC AAAGATGAGTACTTCATTGATGCCTGTTTCTATGGAAACATCAGCCGGTTCATCAACCACAGTTGCGAGCCCAACATATTTACCTGTCGAGTCTTCACAACACACCAAGACATTCGTTTCCCACACATCGCCTTCTTCTCTTACCGTAAAATCAAGGCTGGAGAGGAGCTGGG ATTTAACTACGGTGAAGAGTTCTGGAATATCAAAGGGAAGACGATCTCCTGTGAATGCGGCTCCAAAAATTGCCTGTATTCATCATCAGCCATGACTATGCTCCAAGCTGACAGCACACCCGAGGACCAGCAGCAGCCCAGCGCATTGCCTGAACCTGACCCTGAACCTTCAAGTCCTTTCTAA